The genomic DNA AGCCATTTCCATGGTAGATGGAGACCTAATTGCGTAGTGTTTATATCATTAGTAGAATTCAATTTGTATGAAGATTTTGTTTAGTGTTCAGAACTTGTGAGGTGATTTGATAACAATTGTTTACTTTATAAGCTCTTGATGACTGTACCTACTGCTTGATTCTCATGCTACATGTAACTTTGGGAAAATTTTATGTTATCTTTCCTTTTTTATCATCTACTAATGTTTCTCAATCCTGCCTTTTAACCCCAACATTGTTCATTTGTGGCAATTATTATTCCTGAGACATTTGGATGTTTCTTGTTACTGAAGGACCTTGAGTTCATGGCAAGAAAGATAGACGATGTTGAGAAGAGCATGAAGAGAAGTAATGACAAGCAGCTGAAGATAGAGCTTGAGCTGTGTATGCGGGTATGTTAAATATATGACTTTATAAcaccatttggaaacacttattttttctgcatttgtaaatgtttccagTTGCAGTATCAAAaacaaaagtgttttcaaatggttAATATGCTATCTTGTTTCTCTGTTTCAAAACCTTTGTTTGGATAAAACTATTTATTCTtataacatttcatattattgtaatttataGACTTTTTTTTTGTGGCAAATCAAGTGTATTAATACCAGCAGAAAACCATCACTTGCATGGTTGAAACATAATTATATGCATGATTTGATAAAGTTTAGCTTCTTTCTCCAGTAAATTCTACTATAATTAGATATCAACAAGAAAATGACACATTCTCATTAGTGGGAGTTAAACGAGATCTTTATTTTAGTTTAGTAAAGCCTTTTGGATGACTTGTTTTTGTGTTCTTGGAAATCCTCATTCTGATGTAGCAGGGCTTCCTTTTTTTCACTTATAACTTACCATGTCGGCACATAATTTAGTTCTGTATATTGACGTTCTTGTACTTTTATTTCCGCTCACTGTAACTAAGAATACCACTTGTGCTCATAACTTTTACATCCTTCTTGAAATGTTAACATTTCTTTCAAAAAAGTAGCACTGTATATATCGTTAAGTTCTTCCACTGTCTATTTTGTTTACATGTGTATGCATTAAACAATGATAATATTGCCACAGGTCAAGGCATTTATAGAGGAGGGGAAAGATGTTCGTTTAGGGGATTGGAAAACTGCAGATATTGAAATACTGAATACCTTCCAATTGCTGAGTGCCAAACCTGTTGTTTATTTAGTAAGTCACTTTTCTTTTTGAGGTGTGGTTGTCTTCCATTTCTGATCGTCACCAAACTTCACTGATACATTTGTACTTATCCGCTCTGGAATTCTCACTTCACTGTACAGGTTAACATGAATGAAAGAGATTATCAGAGGAAAAAGAACAAGTTTCTGCCCAAAATTCATGCTTGGTAAATTATATTTTCCATCTTTACCTTATTCTAGCATATTTTTGTCAATCTTCTTCTGTTCATTAGTCTATTTAtatcttctcattttttttacttttacacaatatttttgtcaattaattgaagaCAGATAAGACATGTGACTTCTCTACAAATATCTCATCTGTAGTTTTGATTTTTGTAGGGTTCAGGAACATGGAGGGGAGCAAATCCTTCCTTTCAGTGCAGGCCTAGAGAGAAATCTTGCTGATATGCCTGAAGATGAAGCTGCAAAGTATTGTGAGGAAAACAAAGTACAAAGGTAAGTCTATAATTTAATCTCTGAGCTAGACAATTTCTATTGAACCTGATTCTGTTTGATTTTTTTCCATGagtgtttttttattgtttgcTGGTCAAAGCTGAttacaaataattgaatttatctGTAATGTTGATACTGGTTCACACATACATAAAATGCGCTTTTGAGAAAATTGGTTAGGTGAAATTGAATGTGTGGTAGgcaattattagtttaaattaagGTGTCTTGACTAGGAAAGCATTCACCTAATTGAAAGATATCTCAGTTAGGAGAAAGATAAACTAATTGAAAATGTATTTGGTGCTTCTTAACAGCTTTACTGTCATGTTGTTATCTTTCATGCAGTGCCCTACCAAAGATCATAAAGACTGGATTTGCGGCCATCAACCTTATTTACTTTTTCACTGCAGGCCCTGATGAGGTATTACcatgaataattaaataacactTCCTTGCtattttatcttttcatttttcaacTATTACTACTCTTGGCTAAACCGATCCTGTTCATAattcttttcttcatgaatGATCATGATACCACAGTCCATTGTTGACTGCATTAGATTAGATCTAAGTATGTCAAAACTTTTCCTTGATGAATCATTGCAGGTCAAATGCTGGCAGATTAGAAAACTAACAAAGGCTCCTCAAGCTGCTGGAACCATTCATACCGACTTTGAGAAGGGATTCATTTGTGCTGAGGTATATCCATCTTTCTTAACAGTTCATTTATCCTGTTTTCAGGATACTTTAATTTGTTGCTTTCTCTAAACAACACCATTCCATTTGGTTTTCTGTGACCAGGTTATGAAGTTTGAAGATCTAAAGGAGCATGGCAGTGAAACAGCTGTTAAGGTACATTTCAGGATAGATTATTATGCGTTCTCTATTATTTAAGCTGTCTATACAATTCTTTTGATGATTGTATGTTGTTTTATTCCACTGTTTCTGTCATCCTGTTACAACAATAAATCTGGGTTCCACTCTCAGCAGTTATTGACTtctcttttgtttgtttttgtccTGTTTTTGGTAACAACAGGCTGCTGGCAAGTACAAACAGGAAGGTAAAACATATGTTGTTCAAGATGGAGACATCATATTTTTCAAGTTCAATGTTTCTGGTGGTGGAAAGAAGTGAGATTGGCTTGGGAAGTTTGAATGTAACATTCATCAATtagcatcatcatcatcatctctacttatttatgtttattactACTGGGTTGagtttgtattaaatttttgtCCTTTTAAGTTGGATCCGATCCACTATAacttaagttttttatttatttctgttGAATAGGCCAGACACTAGTAATTGGCCTGAAAGCCAATAACAGTACTGTTTTGTGATCCTcctttatttattgaatatttaagcatattttttctcttttaaggcaataataaaaaatattgaaatgaaatgatatgatgatatctaatatttttaaatgcatttaaattacagatatatttaatttaaatgcagttaatgatataaattaCAGAAAGTGTGACCACTTCAATTGTCAAAACAAACAAGACTTGAGACTTCTCCCCCACAAGTATTGGACAGTGGTGATACTTTTAGTCACGTGAACTCTTCTAGTTAAAAAAAGCTGCTATTTTTTTGTGGACtagtaaaaatgtaaaataattcttttgtcttctctttatttatttgtaaaaagcTGAACtcatttatatttgaataaacaaaagatttttaaaaagtgttttttttaattaaaaagaaataaatgatattttaatattttggtaagTAATTAATTGCTGAAAGatgatatatttattgaatattattcaattaactTTGTGACAAGTTGTCACAAAATTGGCAATTAGGTCGGTTTTAGAATGTTTTACATTTTGATGGGTTTTGGAAATGATAGTTATGTTAAATTTGTgcagattttttatttttttgtttataataattaaatggaCTATCTGTGTTATGGGGGACTTGAAGTTGTAGATGCTTAAAAATGTACAATTGTTACTGTCA from Impatiens glandulifera chromosome 9, dImpGla2.1, whole genome shotgun sequence includes the following:
- the LOC124915114 gene encoding obg-like ATPase 1 — encoded protein: MPPKAKKEAPVERPILGRFSSHLKIGIVGLPNVGKSTLFNTLTKLSIPAENFPFCTIEPNEARVNIPDERFNWLCRLHNPKTEVSAFLEIHDIAGLVKGAHEGQGLGNSFLSHIRAVDGIFHVLRAFEDPDIIHVDDTVDPVRDLEIITEELRLKDLEFMARKIDDVEKSMKRSNDKQLKIELELCMRVKAFIEEGKDVRLGDWKTADIEILNTFQLLSAKPVVYLVNMNERDYQRKKNKFLPKIHAWVQEHGGEQILPFSAGLERNLADMPEDEAAKYCEENKVQSALPKIIKTGFAAINLIYFFTAGPDEVKCWQIRKLTKAPQAAGTIHTDFEKGFICAEVMKFEDLKEHGSETAVKAAGKYKQEGKTYVVQDGDIIFFKFNVSGGGKK